A region of Subdoligranulum variabile DNA encodes the following proteins:
- a CDS encoding M16 family metallopeptidase has translation MERKQLAPGVFITTLDASKFNRCRITIHLRFPARRESATDAAVLALVLERGYAACPDMTALSRRLAELYGADLGVDLSNAGTDRILSADICGIQDRYALRGENLTDAYADIVFGTIFDPYLVDGVFDAEAVRIETETQARRLEAEYNSKRLYCVRQARRKFFGDSPAGIELGGYPGELVNVTPASLKAEYDRILASATIDVMVQGADEARVADLLLQKLQHLSRTPQPFAAPMGMPAAPVRHFREEIPGLTQAKLCMLFTAGDNPNPPSVSILRAAMSVLGGSATSRLFRNVREKQSLCYYCGSAAQRATGVMMIDSGVEPGKEEQAEAAILAEWEALKNGPLTQEELDDCRRGLISGMDALGDSLAALESWYYGQITRGEPLYPPEYGKVLTNAVSLDEVRQALQGYSYSVCYTVTAKPGTQGKGGAEDVR, from the coding sequence TTGGAACGAAAGCAACTCGCGCCCGGTGTGTTCATCACGACACTGGACGCTTCAAAATTCAATCGCTGCCGCATCACCATCCATCTGCGCTTTCCGGCGCGGCGGGAGTCGGCCACCGACGCTGCAGTGCTGGCGCTGGTGCTGGAGCGGGGCTATGCGGCCTGCCCGGATATGACAGCGCTCTCCCGCCGGTTGGCGGAACTGTACGGCGCGGATCTCGGCGTGGATCTCTCCAACGCGGGAACGGACCGGATTCTTTCGGCGGACATCTGCGGTATCCAGGATCGCTATGCCCTCCGCGGCGAAAATCTGACAGACGCCTATGCCGATATTGTTTTCGGCACAATCTTTGACCCTTATCTTGTGGATGGCGTCTTTGACGCCGAGGCGGTGCGCATCGAGACCGAGACCCAGGCCCGCCGCCTGGAAGCGGAGTACAACTCCAAACGGCTGTACTGTGTGCGCCAGGCCCGACGCAAATTCTTCGGGGATTCTCCAGCGGGCATCGAGCTGGGCGGCTACCCCGGTGAGCTGGTGAACGTGACGCCGGCCAGCCTGAAGGCGGAATATGACCGCATTCTTGCCAGTGCCACCATCGACGTCATGGTCCAGGGCGCGGACGAAGCCCGTGTGGCGGATTTGCTATTGCAGAAGCTGCAGCATCTTTCCCGCACGCCCCAGCCCTTTGCGGCACCTATGGGAATGCCTGCGGCGCCGGTCCGGCATTTCCGGGAGGAAATCCCCGGCCTGACCCAGGCCAAGCTCTGTATGCTGTTTACGGCGGGGGACAATCCCAACCCGCCCAGCGTCAGCATTCTGCGGGCGGCTATGAGCGTGCTGGGTGGTTCGGCCACCAGCCGGCTGTTCCGCAATGTGCGGGAAAAACAGTCCCTGTGCTATTATTGCGGCTCGGCGGCTCAGCGAGCCACCGGTGTGATGATGATTGATTCCGGCGTGGAACCCGGCAAAGAGGAGCAGGCCGAGGCCGCTATTCTCGCCGAGTGGGAAGCTCTCAAGAACGGCCCGCTCACCCAGGAGGAACTGGATGACTGCCGCCGCGGGCTGATCTCCGGTATGGATGCGCTGGGGGACAGTCTGGCCGCGCTGGAAAGCTGGTACTATGGCCAGATCACCCGGGGCGAACCGCTCTATCCGCCGGAATACGGCAAGGTACTCACCAACGCCGTCTCGCTGGATGAGGTGCGTCAGGCCTTGCAGGGGTACAGCTATTCGGTTTGCTATACCGTCACGGCCAAACCCGGCACCCAGGGGAAAGGAGGCGCCGAAGATGTCCGATAA
- a CDS encoding MATE family efflux transporter codes for MEKNLTTGSVLRNVLYFSLPYLLSYFLQTLYGMADLFIIGQFEGAASTTAVSVGSQVMHMITVMIVGLAMGSTVSIGRFIGAGDHKRVTAVIGNTVSLFMAISLALMAILLALVRPIVAIMSTPEEAVSGTVAYLTICFIGIPCITAYNIISSVFRGLGDSKSPMYFIAVACAANIALDYLFIGVLGLGPAGAALGTTLSQAISVVVSLAVILKRETGIRLRREDLRPKRGVLQQVLKIGLPVALQDGFIQIAFIVITIIANRRGLNDAAAVGIVEKVISFLFLVPSSMLSTVSALGAQNIGAGKHDRAARTLQYAILIAAGFGFCISILMQWIAEPVVSLFTTDPVVIVAGGQYIRGYIWDCLFAGIHFSFSGYFCAYGRSEISFLHNICAILLMRVPGVYLMSVLFPDTLFPMGIATVCGSLLSVLICVVAFFYLKKRGCFGGTVVQV; via the coding sequence ATGGAAAAAAATCTGACAACCGGCAGCGTGCTGCGCAATGTGCTGTATTTCTCGCTGCCCTATCTTTTGTCCTATTTTCTGCAGACGCTGTACGGCATGGCCGATCTGTTTATCATCGGTCAGTTTGAAGGGGCGGCCAGTACCACCGCAGTCTCGGTGGGAAGTCAGGTCATGCATATGATCACCGTGATGATTGTGGGTCTGGCCATGGGTTCCACGGTCAGCATCGGCCGATTCATCGGTGCCGGAGACCACAAGCGGGTCACCGCTGTCATCGGCAACACCGTTTCCCTGTTCATGGCCATTTCTCTGGCGTTGATGGCCATTCTGCTGGCGCTGGTGCGTCCCATCGTAGCCATCATGTCCACCCCGGAGGAGGCCGTCTCCGGCACTGTCGCCTATCTGACGATCTGCTTCATCGGCATCCCCTGCATCACGGCATATAATATCATCAGTTCCGTCTTCCGGGGGCTTGGGGATTCCAAAAGTCCAATGTATTTCATCGCCGTGGCCTGCGCAGCCAACATCGCGCTGGACTATCTGTTTATCGGCGTATTGGGTCTGGGCCCCGCCGGTGCCGCCCTGGGCACCACCCTCTCTCAGGCGATCAGCGTGGTGGTTTCCCTGGCGGTGATCCTCAAACGGGAGACCGGCATCCGCCTGCGCCGGGAAGATCTTCGGCCCAAGCGCGGCGTACTGCAGCAGGTGCTGAAAATCGGCCTTCCGGTAGCGCTCCAGGATGGATTCATTCAGATCGCCTTCATCGTCATCACCATCATCGCCAACCGCCGCGGCCTGAACGATGCCGCTGCCGTGGGCATCGTGGAAAAGGTCATCAGTTTCCTGTTCCTGGTTCCCTCCTCCATGCTGTCCACCGTATCGGCGCTGGGGGCCCAGAACATCGGTGCCGGCAAGCACGACCGTGCCGCCCGCACCCTGCAGTACGCCATTCTGATTGCAGCCGGCTTCGGGTTCTGCATCAGCATCCTGATGCAGTGGATTGCCGAGCCGGTGGTGAGCCTCTTCACCACCGATCCCGTGGTCATTGTGGCCGGTGGACAGTATATCCGCGGCTACATCTGGGACTGTCTGTTTGCGGGTATCCACTTCAGCTTCAGCGGGTATTTCTGTGCTTACGGCCGTTCGGAGATTTCTTTCCTGCACAACATCTGTGCCATCCTGCTGATGCGGGTCCCCGGCGTTTACCTTATGTCGGTTCTTTTCCCCGATACGTTGTTCCCCATGGGCATCGCCACCGTATGCGGTTCCCTTTTGTCCGTGCTGATCTGCGTGGTCGCTTTCTTCTATCTCAAAAAGCGTGGCTGTTTCGGCGGTACTGTCGTACAAGTCTGA
- a CDS encoding aspartate kinase: MALIVQKFGGTSVKDRNRIFNVARIVMNTRNAGNDVVVVVSAQGDTTDDLIAKAAEITSDPSHREMDMLLATGEQISIALLTMALQELGVSAISLTGWQAGFNTDRAYSKARIKRLDTERVESELARNRVVVVAGFQGLNRSDDITTLGRGGSDTSAVALAAALHADRCQIFTDVEGVYTADPRKIPKATKLKEITFDEMLELASLGAQVLNNRSVELAKKYNVELEVISSINPVPGTIVKEETNVEGMLIKGVAKDNDVAVISIKNVPDVPGMSFKVFSLLAQKNINVDIILQSSGSEGKKDLSFTVPLGDAEAAVSALNSAASRFGGGEISVDKNSAKVSIVGAGMQSHSGVASTMFEALFSQNINIKMISTSEIKISVIIDKQDADKAVAAIHDAFIN, encoded by the coding sequence ATGGCTTTGATCGTGCAAAAATTCGGCGGTACGTCGGTGAAGGACCGCAACCGCATCTTCAACGTGGCGCGCATCGTCATGAATACGCGCAATGCGGGCAACGATGTGGTCGTGGTGGTGTCTGCTCAGGGCGATACCACCGACGACCTCATTGCCAAAGCGGCCGAGATTACCTCGGACCCGTCCCATCGGGAGATGGATATGCTGCTAGCTACCGGTGAGCAAATTTCCATTGCGCTGCTGACCATGGCGCTGCAGGAACTGGGCGTGTCCGCCATCAGCCTGACAGGCTGGCAGGCCGGTTTCAATACCGACCGCGCCTATTCCAAGGCCCGCATCAAGCGGCTGGATACCGAGCGTGTGGAGAGTGAACTGGCCCGCAACCGTGTGGTGGTGGTGGCCGGATTCCAGGGCCTCAACCGTTCTGACGACATCACGACGCTGGGGCGCGGCGGCAGCGACACCTCCGCCGTTGCGCTGGCGGCGGCGCTGCATGCCGACCGCTGCCAGATCTTCACCGATGTGGAGGGCGTCTATACCGCTGACCCCCGCAAGATCCCCAAGGCAACCAAGCTGAAGGAAATCACGTTTGACGAGATGCTGGAACTTGCCTCGCTGGGTGCTCAGGTGCTCAACAACCGCAGCGTGGAACTGGCCAAAAAATACAATGTGGAGCTGGAAGTCATCTCCAGCATCAACCCGGTGCCCGGCACCATTGTGAAGGAGGAAACCAACGTGGAAGGTATGCTGATCAAAGGCGTGGCGAAAGACAACGACGTCGCCGTTATCTCTATCAAGAATGTTCCGGATGTGCCGGGCATGTCCTTTAAGGTGTTCAGCCTGCTGGCGCAGAAGAACATCAACGTCGACATCATCCTGCAGAGCTCCGGCAGCGAGGGCAAGAAGGATCTGAGCTTCACGGTGCCCCTGGGAGATGCCGAGGCTGCGGTATCTGCCCTGAACAGTGCGGCGTCCCGGTTTGGCGGTGGAGAGATCAGCGTTGACAAGAATTCTGCCAAGGTTTCCATCGTGGGCGCCGGCATGCAGAGCCATTCCGGTGTGGCCTCCACCATGTTCGAGGCGCTGTTCAGCCAGAACATCAACATCAAGATGATCTCCACCAGCGAGATCAAGATCAGCGTCATCATCGACAAGCAGGATGCCGACAAGGCAGTGGCGGCCATCCATGACGCTTTCATCAACTAA
- the thrB gene encoding homoserine kinase: MIQVTVPATSANVGAGFDSLGLAVSMHNVFTFEECNGIQISSVDGTHVPAGSNNLVYRSARVVYDQLGIPLRGLRITQRNDIPMARGLGSSSACIVAGILGANALLGDKLTKRQMLTLATAIEGHPDNVAPAMLGGFVTSVIDEGQVYSVKKDIDPELAFAAFVPDFRLLTSKARAALPQMVSHKDAVYNLSRAALATAAFCDGDYGLLGVATKDTLHQQYRLPLIQGGDEVFELALDLGALAAYISGAGPTIMAVIHKDDTAFFDRAAAALQQSELLRHFTVHRLLADNTGAVVE; this comes from the coding sequence ATGATACAGGTAACGGTTCCTGCGACGAGTGCCAATGTAGGTGCGGGATTTGACTCGCTGGGCCTGGCGGTCTCGATGCATAACGTTTTCACCTTTGAGGAATGCAATGGCATCCAGATTTCCTCTGTGGACGGGACCCATGTGCCCGCCGGTTCCAATAACCTTGTCTACCGTTCGGCGCGGGTCGTGTATGACCAACTGGGCATTCCGCTGCGGGGACTTCGCATCACCCAGCGCAATGACATCCCCATGGCCCGGGGCCTGGGTTCCAGTTCCGCCTGCATTGTGGCGGGCATTCTGGGTGCCAATGCGCTGCTGGGCGACAAACTGACCAAGCGTCAGATGCTGACGCTGGCCACCGCCATTGAAGGCCACCCCGACAATGTGGCCCCGGCGATGCTGGGCGGCTTTGTCACCAGCGTCATCGACGAAGGTCAGGTCTACAGCGTGAAAAAAGACATCGACCCGGAACTGGCCTTTGCGGCCTTTGTGCCGGATTTCCGGCTGCTGACTTCCAAGGCGCGCGCGGCGCTGCCCCAGATGGTCAGCCACAAGGATGCGGTGTATAACCTTTCCCGTGCGGCACTGGCCACCGCGGCTTTCTGTGATGGCGACTATGGTCTTTTGGGTGTGGCGACCAAGGACACCCTGCATCAGCAGTACCGTCTGCCGCTGATCCAGGGCGGCGATGAAGTCTTTGAACTGGCGCTGGACCTGGGGGCTCTGGCGGCATATATCTCGGGCGCCGGTCCCACGATCATGGCGGTGATCCATAAGGATGACACTGCGTTCTTTGACCGGGCTGCAGCGGCACTGCAGCAGAGTGAACTGCTCCGGCACTTTACCGTACATCGTCTGCTGGCGGACAACACCGGCGCGGTGGTTGAGTGA